The genomic segment CACCGTTTTGAGGCGCCACCCGAGCTTTGCGTCCTCCGCGCCGActtcttcatcgtctctGGGGCGTTTGCGTGACCTCCCAGAGTCGGGAGCGATTCCGAGACTGAAGTAGtcacagagaagcgaacggtGACGAAGTAGACACTCGAGCGCTTGCTCCACACTCGTGCCTTCCAGTTGAGAGGCGCCAGACTCAtcccactgcatgcgtcgtctcCGACGCAGGCCTTCTCGCAACAGCTTGGAGAGAATCAACGGAGGGTCGAGGATCAGCGGAGGGAGGCGGCCGAGTCTCAGCAGAACGGACTGGTACAGAAACGCTGCGCggccatgcagagagaaaaagacagtcGGAGATTTCGAGGCAAAAAGGTGGAGGTGAATGGACGTTGCGCCTTCCGTGTCGTCccctctgtcgtcttccccACAAAGTACTGCGTTCCATGACTTTTTCAGCTTTTTCTGAGGCTCCCAGTTCGGCGGTCCTTTGCCCAGACCGGTGCAGGAGAACTACGCATTATCACCCTGCCTTTACAGAGCTCGTCTCCTCTCAACTTCGCTAACGACCCTCTGCGGTTGCCGCGTTTCACTTTCTCCCCAGTGTCGTCGAACTGCCTCCTCCAgtgctcttccttctttcttctctcttcctcctgcgtTCAGCAgtcccctttctctgctctctccctctccttcactGGTGCCGCGTCCACCCTTCtccgctcctctctgttcgtctcctctttgctcGCTGGCTCCCGtctccgctcttccttcgtctctccgttcgccGGATTCTACCTCTCATGACTCTCTGCAGGTCGACGAGCAGCAGCAGGTGATTGTGTTGGAGGAGGGCGTGCGTCTCGCTCACAGcgccgacgaggagagactgcTGAAGCCAGGCGTCGCAGCCGTCCAGGTCCCCCGCTGCCTCCTCCGTCTTTCCGACGTCTCGGCTATCGCGTCggcctctcgcgctctccccTGCGGCGGAGCCGCCCGCGCGCCGAACCTCTTCGAGCAGCGTCTGGACCGAGGCGAGATACGCAGAGTCACTCGGGAAGTTCCTCAACACAACCTGCTCGAGCGCAGGACGCgaacgaaaaaacgaagtcTCCTGCCTCACTCTGCTGCTCGCGAGAGACTCTGTAGAGTCCGCCGCCTCGGCGCCGCGGCTACGCCCTCCACACCCGTCCTGCGCCTCCCCTGCCGACGcacgaggaaacaaagacgcagagagagaatcagagagagacgaagaagatgaaagcgaggaagatgaagaaagagacgaggcagaagaagacggaggagaggaagaagaggaagaagaggaagaagaggaagaagatgagacATTGGAAATTGGATCAACGGTAGAGTGTCTGGTACCGAGGAAGCCAGAAAGCGTTGTTTGCCGAAAGTCCGTTCGAACGCGAGCTGGATTTAACAGCTTTTTTGCCATCCCTgggtgagaagaagaagcggctgaagaccgagacgaagaacagcaAGCGGAGgacggagcagaaggagCAGCGTTTCGGACGTCGCCCTCCTCCCGCGACTGGGcggcggcgtctctcctccgtgAACACTCTCCATCGTCTGCATTTGTTCTTCCTGTCGGATCCTCTGTTCCGCCAACTCGTTCTGCTTGCCGGCCTTCTTGCCCTTCCGCGGTACAcgggagcgaagaagactccAGCGTCCGAGGAAAGACAAGCAGCCGCTGAGAGAGACCTGGAGGCGAACCGGAGGAGGCCGACGGATCCTGACTGGACGAGACCGTCTGAACGTTGAAGATTTGGGATGACGCCTGCGATCCGAGGCGCTCCTGCAAAGATACCAAGcgtggagaaacgcgttgACGAAAGACATTACCACTCTCGACGTCCACCTCGCATGCACCCAGCACAGACATTAACGGAAAACAACACAACTCCCAAACAGCTGCGGctacacgcatgcacacaagcagatatatatatatatatatacatatatacatatacatatatatagatatagatatatatatagatagatatatatatataaatatatatatatatatatatatatagatatagatatcCTGATACACCGAGAGAAATACATACTGCCGCACCTGCATACTTTTACGCAGATGTGTGTTTACATGTAGACATATACAAATCgacagatagacagaggtATCGttacatctacatatatagatacatgtAGAGAGATATGGatcgggagagagagaaaccgacaACGAGATACACAGAACATATGCGGCTGTGTTTAGGCACTCGTCGGTGCATTTGTCAGAAGCGTTTGGAACGCGTTTTGCCTTGGAACGCTCGAGAACACACATATCCGTCCGAGGAGAaatgcgaagaagaagacttgTCAACGGACTCGAAAATGTTTCGCGAGATTTGCGGCGACGAAGTCCTCGTAGAGAAGCTGGACGCGTTGCTTCGTCGGGTGTACATTCACATCGATCAACCACGGAGGCAAAGTCAGAGAAAGATACACCCATGCCTTCAACCCGCGAGGCAGCAACTCCTGATAGACGCCCTCGATGCTTTTTCTGGGGGAAAACGCgcaggagacaaaacgcatgcacgcgaggcgcgaggcggcaggccggcagcgagaagcgaaagagcgGCGAGCAAGAAGAGTCGCAGAGGCGGTGGTGACTgaacaagagggaggagCAGACCTGGGTGAGAAAATGTcgaaagaaacggagacgtaCCTGAGAGTCGGGGCATCGACGAGTCGGCCGTTGATGAAGAGGATGAACGTTCCAGGCGGCTTGACTCCGGCAGAAATGCGGCTGGCGTATCCCCACACAGACACTTGgcactgttttttcttctctttctctttggtCGCCTTATCTTCAGTGTCGCGctcctctgcatcttcgtcTGGAGACGTTCCGCCTTCGCATGCACCGGCAGAgccgtcgcttcttcgcctgtctcggtgcatgcgttctttctccccaggtattctcgctctcgcctcgtcCCCGTCCgactcctcttcctcgttgctCTTGGCGTCTGGCTGTGGCTCAAAGCGCCAGGCTGCatgcgggagaagaaacgaaacgtcTATCGCAGTCAGACCTGCACGGACGCTGTGGCCGAAGGCTCGCTCGACGACCGCCAAGGTCCTTCCTCCCCGACGACTCGCCTCCTTCATTCGAcgcagttcctccgcatgAAGCGCAggctcctcctcttcttcgcgcctcACGCAAGACCCAACCACAGTCAAGCCCGGAGAGCCTGAAGACTCAGACGGAGAAGAtaacgaagacagaggcgaggaaaaagaggcgacagaagcaggaggagaagaagaggaagacgaggaagacgaggaagacgaggaagaagaagagactcggGGCCATCCAGAAGTGGAAAAATCCGTTTGTGTCTTATCTTGGCGCCTGCATGTGAATTTGATGTGAGGGTTGTCGATGGCatagcgcatgcagacgtcGAGACACTTGGCGTATTCCTCctgaggagacgcgagcaTTTTTCGTCTTTCGGGGAACGCGTGGAACAGCCGAGAGACGCGCAAAGTCGTCCCCCGACTCCGAGCCGCCACTGATACACCTGCAGGCACCTGCAAAgtagacgaagaagaagcagaagaagcagacgcagaagaagaagcagaagaagcagaagaagcagacgcagaagaagaagcagaagaagaagcggaagaagcagacgcagaagaagaagcagaagaagcagacgcagaagaagaagcagaagaagaagcagagtcAGAAGAGAGAATTGGCTCGCCTTTGTCGTAGGAGCATCGGTATCCGtgaggaagcgaagcgaTTCGCGTTGTGACGTCGACCTGTCCAACGACGGCCAAGCTGGCAAGCGCTTCGCCTCGGAAGCCGAAGGTGTTCATACACCTGAGGTCGGAGAGGGCCTTCAGTTTGCTTGTGGTAAAACGTTGGCACAAGATGGTGAGGTCTTGCGGGTGGATGCCGCAGCCGTCGTCACTGACAGCGAGGAGTTTGAAGCCTCCGTTGTGCACGGAGACTGAGATCGACGAACTGCGCGCGTCCAGAGCGTTTTCCAGAAGTTCCTTCAACGCAGAAGACGGTCGGAGGACGACCTCGCCCGCGGCGATCAGCTGCACGACGCTCGGATCTAGTCTGCGAATTTGAGGCtggggagaaaacgcagactgAGAGAGACCTGGCGATGAAGGcgccgaaggagacgaagcgagcgaagaagatggGGAAGAGGGGGAAATGGAAgcgagcgacgaagaagaggtacaagaagaagaggacgaagaggaagaagaggaagaagaggtacaagaagaagaggacgaagaggaagaagaggaagaagaagatggggaagaagaagaagatggggaagaagaagaagatggggaagaagaagaagatggggaagaagaagaagatggggaagaagaagaagatggggaagaagaagaagaggaagaagaagaagatggggAAGGACTAGGGTCTTCCCGTGAACCTTCGCGCTGAGAGGCCGAGGCGgcccgagagaaaacagaatcGCTCATTTTtaggaaagagacacacactgagagaagaggaagaaaggagccAAAAGGAGGACTGAAAGACCAGAGCGCGACcggggacagaagaaggagctgTTGGAGGAAGACGTCTCATGAGCGAGGAAAACAAcgaggacagaagagaaaagacgggGGTCACAGGCTTGGAGGTCGCGTGCGAAGAATCCGGCCGagacaaaaaaagagaagcgataaaactctctcttttcgaggccttctctctcgccgacggggaagagaaagtttgaggaaaggaagaaaaaacaaagtaCCCCTCCAGCAGCGAGGCAGTCGAAAAACGCGTGTGCAGACTGGCTCGACGGTCGTCCGCATGTCAAGCCTCAAGACGCATGCCGCCGCAGCAAAGCAGTGGGGAAACGACATCAGCGGAGGCTCTTTGGACGAGATAGAGTGAAGCATTGGGGAGGGAGACTAGAAAAGTccacaagaaagagaaacagatgaagagagaaagagaaagaagacacgaagGACCCAAACGCGGTGACCTGCTTCGGCAAGACACTCGAGTGAAGATGGCGCTGGGGGAGGACTCTGCTGTTTTGGACGGGAATTCCTTTTGACTTCTCTTCActgttctcgtctccctttccttgAAAAGCACCGTCCTTTTTCCTCAGTCAAAAGTCTGCCTGCCTCGGAAATGTTCACCGCCGTTCGTTTGCAGGAAAGCGAcagtgtgcatgcgcagcagcCGGCGCGAGAGTCGCGGGGGGTGTATTGGACAGCGCCGACTCTGCGGCAGAGACTCACTTTTTTAGATTGTAAGCCGTATACACGAAGCGCAGAGGCCAAGACAAGCGTTTAAGGAGCATAATAAAAGTATGACGCTAGGAGAAAAtgcaagaaggagagcagagctCAGTTTTTTAGATTGTAAGCCGTATACACGAAGCGCAGAGGCCAAGACAAGCGTTTAAGGAGCATAATAAAAGTATGACGCTAAGAGAAAAtgcaagaaggagagcagagcgcCTCGGCCATCCTCCTTCCTGCGTAtacgcgcctcccgcctgTCTCGCTTTGTTTGAACAAGCCTGCCGAACGGGTGTGCGACGTCTCCTCCCgacaagaaacagaacaACTGAGAGATGGCAATTTTTCTCTTGGGGCCAGCTGAGCCAACGCCTCgactcttctcccttttcgagGATTCAAAATTGCATCTGCAGAGAGTCAGATGGGCAAGTCGTCTGGCCTCCGCGGTGTCTGTGTACCTGCAGGCCTGGACAAAGGTCGCATTTATCTTCCGTGCAGTGGATCTGTTTGTACACAATACGGCATCACTAGACGAGATCTCACGCTCCTGCTCGCAACAAAAGGCGCTGAGATGTGTAGATGTTCTTCGTTGACTTGGGGACGGCGtagactgcatgcagcaaggctctgtctctgcgttgtcgCCTCCATCAGCTCTCAATAATGTTGATGCAACACTGCTACGCAGCCGAATCCGGAAAGATCACTGAACTGCTGTAGGCTGGATTCCTGTCCTCTCTTGAAGTGGAAGAGAGGCACAGGGTCGCCGAAGCTGGCAAGGAGAAACAAAAATATGAAGAATAAAACTTTCGCTTGACAGCCTCGCCACGATGGTCTCCAGCGAGAAAATCCTTTTCTCCAACAgacgcttctccttctctacGAATCCCGCCGAGGCTGAGGCTGTCTACATCCTGGAAAGGTCTTTTCgagacatgcatgcgctgctcTGCACACCGCGGGCGGTGTGACGCGCCCTACATTcagaatatatatatatatatatatatgtatatatatacatatatacatatataggtATAGGCATTTGAATAGATGTACAGAACTGTTTCCATCTGAAGGTTAGGTACAGATGTGCATACGCTAGAAATACAGACGCATATGCGAGCAGGTACAGACATATACTGATATGTGTGCGTatgcacgcatatatatatatatatatatataaatgtatatgttGGTAAATAGAGGTGCGTAGATATTGATATGcaaatgcatgtgtgtatctTTATATGAGTGTCTTTGTGCGACACCGAGCCTGCTTGATTAGTTGGAAATAGGCGAGGGCTGAGAATGAGGAAAGAGAGCTCAgagaagcatgcatgcatgggaGGGTGCCTGTAAAAAGGATTCGATCTGTCCAGAGACGAATGTGATACGCCGTTCTTggcagaaggaaaagcgacGACCTCTTTCCTTCGACAACAAAAAAAGATGCCTAAGGTacagaaagtggagagaaaaacgagacactAGGCCAGAGATGCGGCAGACGATGCACAGAGAAATCCTGCCCCAAAACGGAAcaggggaaaagagagggagaaacagggagaccgaagaaaacgaagtaAAACCAGTTTTTAAAAAACATTCgactttcctcttttctgcgtttgtCCTTCGTCAGATCTCTCTCGATCACTACTGCTGTCGGCAGCCGTCCTCCACTTTCgacctctcgccttcgtcgcttctttccttcgtccttctctcgcgtttctctttcttcgtctcttctctctctcgcttcccgcCTGCCTCAGAAGGAAGGTCTGACTCGACACTCGCAACGAAGGTCAAgagttcttcttcactcAGGTCTCCCTCCAGCAGCTTCTTGAGAGGTTCCTGCAAAAGCTGCTGAagtttctcgccttcccctcctgcatgcgtctccagCGCGCCGACAAAGCCCAGCAACTCCCTGAGGATCTCCGCGTCACTCGGCTCTGcctgctcttctcgtctctcctccttctcttctggtctgtctttcttcttcgcgccaGCTTGCACTCCgtttgccttctttcttctctccacctctgcgtctcgttcttcctcctctcgctgcagAGTCGAACGAGGAGCTGTGCCTGCAGTCATCTCCCCAGAAGACGCaaacagaggacgagaagaagcggagaaagaggagagagaagcagaagcagaagaagaagacgtagaagacgaagacgaagaagaagagaactctggggaagagacaggatAGAAGGTAGAAGGCGAGCCGGGTGGCTGGCGTGTGTCTGCTTCCCGCGTCGcgttctgttcttctctgcgagaCGAtttggagagaaagggagagttGAAGTCCCCGTGACCTCTACGACCTGTTCCAGCAGACGTCgcttcgtccttttctccgataggaggagacgcggcgtctcctctctcgccagGTACCCCAGGGCAGAGTTCGCTTCTTTCAGCGTTCTCGGCGTCAGGCATCAACGCGTCCAAGACTGCCTCTGGAGGCTCTCCATACTCTCGCAGTTCCTCCAACAACGCCTGCAGTCGAGCAAACTTCCCCACCACAGGAAGCGCGTGCGACAGCGACGCgacgggagacgagacagcgcgagaagaagcggcagcaGACGGGGAGGATAATaaagatgcagaggaagcagcagggagagcagaggacgGCGATGAGAGAGACGGCAAGCAAGAGTGAAgggaggaagatgaagagagaagagacgagtaggaggaggcgaaagacgaggaagagcgagaagaagactccgCACCATGGAGGGAGACGGGGAACGAAGGAGGAGCTACGTTCTTGGTCAAGCAAAAGAAAGGGCGGTGGGCGGCGGCCTTCACTTCTGTGGTCTGATTCTCGTCCACTGGTGTCTGTGGTTGACTCGTCTCTCGTGCCTGTGTCGCTAACCTGTCTCTCGACCTCTCCCTCCCGACAGCAGTTTCTCCATCCCTCGCTGCTTCGGCTGGAGTGCACAACGCAaccagctgtctgtacacctgaaTTTGCCGCATGTAGCGCATTCTGTCGGTCTCCGTGagctgccttccttctcgctctaACCACGGCTCGAGGGCAcccagaaggcgacgaaaagGATCTCCTACAGCGACGAACAGGAGATCTGCATCTTCTCCTACGCcttctccggcttcttcCAGGAAGGCCAAGAGACTGCagtcttcctccttctccttgtGTGGCGGCTGCGCCTCTTTTGTTAGGACCTCTGCGCGCGTCGGTCGTCcaggcgtcttctcgccgagTGCCTTCGCTTCGACAGAGTCGCGACTCCAAGGAAAAAGCAGTCTCTTCCATCCTGGAATCTCCGCTGCGGCGACATccggcgccttctcgccttggtattcctcgtcttcctcctcatcACTTGCCAGCTCCTTCAGAGCAGCTTCCAGGGCAACTGAGAGCTCTGACAGAGTCACGCgttcctcgcgtttcctccccgCTGGCGCCAGCGGGAACGCAGCCGCAGAAAGTTTTTcatttctcctctttttcgatatgccctcctcgtcgcctccagCGGGTTCCCCTTCAGCACCGAGGAGGGCCAGagcgtttgcatgcgcagcgagGCCGTCGAGACAGTCGAGGATGGCATCTTTGGATTTGAGCGAGTGCGTGGACATGccgtcgcttctcgtctgtcgtcCAGGCGGaaagacggaagagagagaagaaggcgcagaagagagagcggggACATCAGACGAAGTTTCGCCGAGGACCTTCTCGAGAGTCGCTGAGGACCGCGACGCAAaacctttctctttctcatctctctcttggtcTTCCACCGAGCCGAGCGACGCGCCGTCAGTCGACCGGCGCTCGGCCTGTGTGCTCGCCTCGGACGAAAACGGACTGATCTCGTGTGTACGTACgcccgaggaagagacgagcgGAGGCGTCTCAGCAGCAGGTGCGTTCTCCTCGCGCGttcccttcgccttcgtcatCTCTTCACGACGGATGTCCTTGTCAGCCGCGCTGAGTCTGCCTCTATGCTTTGAGTCTCCTCCACGAAGAACCGGCCATcttgtctcgccttcgccgcccaAGGGGGAAGGCAGggcgtcgtcttctgtttGTGCTCGACGAGAAGGTGACGGCAAGCGGGTGGCTTGTCTGGGGGCAAGGAcaagaggcgacagcggtCTCTCTGCGAAAAATTCCTCCTCAACGAGAGCTTCGATGGACCGCGCAAGAtccgacgagagagacagaatcGATTCCTTGAGATCTTCATGTTCActctctcgtttttgtgcggtcgtctctctccctctttctcccttttctctctttgcttcaCCCGCGCTGCctcgcttcctttcctcgctgtgcttctctgcgtctgttctCGAACTCCCTGCAGAGagcgcgcctctctccgcagTCGCTTCCTCCCGAGTTGACTTCTCTGCAGACCGGGCAGGTCGCGGCTGTGAAGGATCCGAggacgcgacagaagagaaggaagacgcggGAGTCCGGAatggagaagggagacgcgaagagaaagagaaggggcGGTCCATCTCGTCGAGTGTGTCGGCGATTAACGCGTCGAGGAACATCTCAGACGCGGTGgccgcttcctcgtctttctctggcccctctccagagagacggcgagccGCGGAGGCCGAGACGTCCATGGCGGCGGCGAGGTCGGCTGTGGCAGCGAAACACAGGCGCTgggggaggaaagaggacgcTGCGGGGACCGCAACGCTGTCTGTGTAtgtcgcgagagagaaggctggCGCGCATCGaggcgtcctctctctgctttcgggTGTACGCTGGCGGCAGTTCTTCTCAGGCGCGAGAGGCAGGGCAGACAGCGTGACAGAGGCAGTCGGAAACGCCCAGGGACATGCGGGAGGAAcgaaggcagaaagaaagccggaggagcgaagacaaaaagcgagaaaagcgacagagagaaaaggagactgGCGGTCACGAGGGCTTCTGCAGCGGAACGTCAAAAGCGAAGAGCtagcgagagacgcgagtcaccggagacagagagggggCTGGACGAGGTGGACTGAGCGTGATCGGAAAAATTGGAAcagagaggtggagacagaagagagaaaagaaaggtcgtacacagagaaaggcaaagaaaaGATTAAGAGATCTGAGAGAAAAAGCTGTTGAGAAAGGAGGAATCCGCAGTTTTTGACGTCGGACATAGCTGTGCTGCCGTGAGACCAAGAACGCGCTGGACAGTGtgcgcgcttctctcgacgcGTCGACCGCGAGTTAGAGGACGATCGCCAGAGTTCGAAGGTGAAGATGCGCAGCGAACACTCCGCGTCAAAAAACgtctggagagacaaaaaggGAACTGGCCAGTCTTTTCTCGAAGGCACACACGGAGGAGAAACTCCACCAAAAACTGGGTCGCCGTCGCGCGCCGTCTCGGACTGGCGCGCACAGCGCTCGCTGTCGTTCAGGGATCTCGACCGCTCCCATGACGAAGGGAAGCggggaaaagagagcagaaagacgcCGTTTTTCACGAGGCGAAAGGAACGGGAGAAACGTTAGCTCACACAGCGTGGGGAAatggaaagaaaacggaagaaacCTGCCCGccaaaagggagagaactcCAGGCAGGCGCGCAGCGCACTGGCGGGAGGAGGCTCCCGCCCGCCGCTTCGAAAGTTTCACCAGCcaccgagaaaaaagcgtcTGACTGCGTCTGTCGTGATCCACCACTTAGAACGGAGAAAACTATTATTGGACAGGCTTCAACGCTCACGAGTAAGAAGGGCAAGTCGAGGCAACAGGGTCAATCTGCGACTTTGGTTACTGAGCAGGACTCTAGTTGTGAGGTAGATTCAAAGAAGAGGTTGCCTGGGTGCTGCACACCACGCTTTCACTGGGCGGCTTTTTACACAAGAAAAACTGTCGAGAGACCTCCAGtctgaaaacgaagaggcaaGGGACAGGCAAATCGAATGTTTCTCCACTTGGTTTCTGCGGAACTTCTGTGTACCCGAAGAACATGCTGGAGTGCCAGACCAGGCAGTGGGAGAGTGGAAAGACAACTCAAAGGGTCACTGCTCACCGCGACGTTTTCGTTTCCTAAGTTTCTGTCGACTTCGCGCCCCAGTTCGAGTTAAAGAATACTCTGGAGAGAGTGGGCATTGTACACCAATAACAATTCCGGTTTCAGTTACAGAATGTCACGCAAACATGGAGGCAAGAACCTGCTCCTACGTGAGTCTTCTTTACTCACCTGTTCCATCTGACTACGTTTACATAGAtacgtacatgcatatgcatatgtatgtatactgTTCAACTGTATTATCCACGAGGGAGACGGGGTCTACATTGTATCGGCAAGTTATCCTGTTGTATCGACTACACATCGGCATTCTGCGAATCTTTCGTCGACAGGAGCTCCTCAGAAGAATTCTTCCGGCAGGGTAACTGAACTGCCTCAGATGATTTCCTCAATGGAAAAACGAGTTTCTCATGTCTCTAACTGTGCGTCTGAGTTTTTCGCGGAGCACCTCTCAGGCGGCTTCGATTTTGCCTTGCTTTTTTCAAGTTGCTTTCTAACGGTTTTACATGTCTGCTGCTTGCTTTTCAACGGTTAAAGAAAGCTTCCTAGACACGAACTGGACAGGCCGAGACTCCCAAACTACACCGTCGTCCTTCGTTTGTCGTGATAAGAAATCCTCCCAGATGCACAAAATATGCGAAACCATATCCGCTAGACAAATCAAACGCCCCGGTCCCCGCAACGGCTCAAGCGCGTCGAGTGGACGAGAAACGACTCAAAGAATAATTGCAGTGTAGCGTCGAAGTTTACATGGAACACTTTGACAGGTTCGATCCACATCTCCCCAAactcctctcgtttctctggaagTTTCGAATCGTCGCCGAACTGTCACTTCTGGGTGTGCATATGCAGTGTATATCCGGTGGAGCATCGTGAGCGTATTCCCCAGTCCCCCCTCCTGACAAGCGGCGTCTCTACAATAGATCGTTCTCTTCAATATCGACCCACTGCTTTTATCCGTCTGAAACAGACCTATCAACAATACTTCCATCTGCATTGATCTGTCATAGATCTGTCTATAATCTATCTATCCCCTTTCCACCTACCTGTCAtc from the Toxoplasma gondii ME49 chromosome IX, whole genome shotgun sequence genome contains:
- a CDS encoding hypothetical protein (encoded by transcript TGME49_266380): MDVSASAARRLSGEGPEKDEEAATASEMFLDALIADTLDEMDRPFSFSSRLPSPFRTPASSFSSVASSDPSQPRPARSAEKSTREEATAERGALSAGSSRTDAEKHSEERKRGSAGEAKREKGERGRETTAQKRESEHEDLKESILSLSSDLARSIEALVEEEFFAERPLSPLVLAPRQATRLPSPSRRAQTEDDALPSPLGGEGETRWPVLRGGDSKHRGRLSAADKDIRREEMTKAKGTREENAPAAETPPLVSSSGVRTHEISPFSSEASTQAERRSTDGASLGSVEDQERDEKEKGFASRSSATLEKVLGETSSDVPALSSAPSSLSSVFPPGRQTRSDGMSTHSLKSKDAILDCLDGLAAHANALALLGAEGEPAGGDEEGISKKRRNEKLSAAAFPLAPAGRKREERVTLSELSVALEAALKELASDEEEDEEYQGEKAPDVAAAEIPGWKRLLFPWSRDSVEAKALGEKTPGRPTRAEVLTKEAQPPHKEKEEDCSLLAFLEEAGEGVGEDADLLFVAVGDPFRRLLGALEPWLEREGRQLTETDRMRYMRQIQVYRQLVALCTPAEAARDGETAVGRERSRDRLATQARETSQPQTPVDENQTTEVKAAAHRPFFCLTKNVAPPSFPVSLHGAESSSRSSSSFASSYSSLLSSSSSLHSCLPSLSSPSSALPAASSASLLSSPSAAASSRAVSSPVASLSHALPVVGKFARLQALLEELREYGEPPEAVLDALMPDAENAERSELCPGVPGERGDAASPPIGEKDEATSAGTGRRGHGDFNSPFLSKSSRREEQNATREADTRQPPGSPSTFYPVSSPEFSSSSSSSSTSSSSASASLSSFSASSRPLFASSGEMTAGTAPRSTLQREEEERDAEVERRKKANGVQAGAKKKDRPEEKEERREEQAEPSDAEILRELLGFVGALETHAGGEGEKLQQLLQEPLKKLLEGDLSEEELLTFVASVESDLPSEAGGKREREETKKEKRERRTKERSDEGERSKVEDGCRQQ
- a CDS encoding DNA mismatch repair protein, C-terminal domain-containing protein (encoded by transcript TGME49_266390) yields the protein MSDSVFSRAASASQREGSREDPSPSPSSSSSSSSSSPSSSSSPSSSSSPSSSSSPSSSSSPSSSSSPSSSSSSSSSSSSSCTSSSSSSSSSSSSCTSSSSLASISPSSPSSSLASSPSAPSSPGLSQSAFSPQPQIRRLDPSVVQLIAAGEVVLRPSSALKELLENALDARSSSISVSVHNGGFKLLAVSDDGCGIHPQDLTILCQRFTTSKLKALSDLRCMNTFGFRGEALASLAVVGQVDVTTRIASLPHGYRCSYDKGEPILSSDSASSSASSSASASSASSSASASSASSSASSSASASSASSASSSASASSASSSSTLQVPAGVSVAARSRGTTLRVSRLFHAFPERRKMLASPQEEYAKCLDVCMRYAIDNPHIKFTCRRQDKTQTDFSTSGWPRVSSSSSSSSSSSSSSSSPPASVASFSSPLSSLSSPSESSGSPGLTVVGSCVRREEEEEPALHAEELRRMKEASRRGGRTLAVVERAFGHSVRAGLTAIDVSFLLPHAAWRFEPQPDAKSNEEEESDGDEARARIPGEKERMHRDRRRSDGSAGACEGGTSPDEDAEERDTEDKATKEKEKKKQCQVSVWGYASRISAGVKPPGTFILFINGRLVDAPTLRKSIEGVYQELLPRGLKAWVYLSLTLPPWLIDVNVHPTKQRVQLLYEDFVAANLAKHFRERLGSQASSQIFNVQTVSSSQDPSASSGSPPGLSQRLLVFPRTLESSSLPCTAEGQEGRQAERVGGTEDPTGRTNADDGECSRRRDAAAQSREEGDVRNAAPSAPSSACCSSSRSSAASSSHPGMAKKLLNPARVRTDFRQTTLSGFLGTRHSTVDPISNVSSSSSSSSSSSSSSPPSSSASSLSSSSSLSSSSSLSDSLSASLFPRASAGEAQDGCGGRSRGAEAADSTESLASSRVRQETSFFRSRPALEQVVLRNFPSDSAYLASVQTLLEEVRRAGGSAAGESARGRRDSRDVGKTEEAAGDLDGCDAWLQQSLLVGAVSETHALLQHNHLLLLVDLQRVMRAFLYQSVLLRLGRLPPLILDPPLILSKLLREGLRRRRRMQWDESGASQLEGTSVEQALECLLRHRSLLCDYFSLGIAPDSGRSRKRPRDDEEVGAEDAKLGWRLKTVPLACGSYFPLRNLPELLLQLGLDVDWRKETSCLRDAAEAFARFFASVPPHVTAAADASSLAVHPAVRDIFSMHFLPAIRGYWKCALPKTYFSDGTIRVVASLPALYRVFERC